From the Pseudomonadota bacterium genome, one window contains:
- a CDS encoding addiction module protein, giving the protein MAHIADDLLIRIQSLPDIEKLKLVDDILTQLDKPDPELDRIWADEARKRWEAYKTVRLKTVSYKDVMAPHRRS; this is encoded by the coding sequence ATGGCTCACATAGCAGATGATCTTCTTATCAGGATTCAGTCTTTACCTGACATAGAAAAGTTGAAGCTTGTTGATGATATTTTGACACAACTGGACAAGCCCGATCCGGAACTCGACAGAATATGGGCTGATGAAGCGCGAAAGAGGTGGGAGGCATATAAAACGGTTAGATTGAAGACAGTCAGCTACAAAGATGTTATGGCGCCCCACCGACGCTCATGA
- a CDS encoding type II toxin-antitoxin system RelE/ParE family toxin, whose translation MKIRFLTPAQWEVNDAVQWYNDQKIGLGIEFLDELDMTVRRIAAFPESYREIEQGLRRCLLSRFPYVLIYGIDKKTIIIVAVAHLHREPRYWIERL comes from the coding sequence ATGAAAATTAGATTTCTTACCCCGGCTCAATGGGAAGTAAATGACGCAGTACAGTGGTACAACGACCAGAAGATTGGTCTGGGTATAGAATTTCTTGACGAACTGGATATGACAGTCCGCCGCATCGCCGCATTTCCCGAATCTTATCGAGAGATTGAGCAAGGTCTGCGGCGCTGTTTGCTGTCCAGATTTCCTTATGTCCTTATCTACGGAATCGATAAAAAAACTATCATAATCGTTGCAGTTGCACATCTCCATCGGGAGCCCCGGTACTGGATTGAGCGCCTGTGA